tttcggacggaggaagtagtattTTATTGCCTTGGGAAGTTTGGCACCGAAGCACGAAGAAGCTTCGGTGCACATTGGTTTGGCTACGGCACTTGTCTCCACAATGTGTGATGACGCTGTCAGAAACTGAAACTCAATTTGGCAATTTGGCACACATTATGGGTGCCCTAACAACGACAATAGCCCAGGCCCAGTAGAAGGTTGTCGGGGTGGAGGCCTGTGGTGTGCTGGAGGGGGCCGGCAAGACAAAGCAGtgtcaaaacaaaaaacaaagtttTGTAAAAAAAAAAAGACACCAAAAACAAGTGGCGACAACAAACACCAAACTTGCACTTCGGTCAGAAGGAGTGGAGATCCATCCACCGGCTGGAACAGGATCTGAACCCGTCCCGCGGCTACCTACAACCGCGCGCCACCACTACGCCGTAGCCACCGCCCAGAACCACGCGCGACGCAACATCCAGGCAGCCCCGCCCAGAAATAGCCACCTCCGGCAGCTACATAACACCGCTCCGACGCCTCTCCCCACGCCACATCCACAGCGAACCAAGCCTCAGAGAACACCACGCACAGcagcaccaccaccgccaccgccacctggAAGCGCAGTAGTCGACGCAGCTGAGCCAATGGCCCGCCGCACGGCCCTCATCCTCGCCgcgctcctcctcgtcgccctggccgTCGCGCCGTTGGCCAATGCCAAGAAGGCCGCCAAGGAGGAGAAGGCCTCCGACGCCCCCTCGGCCGACGCGCCGGCCGCCGACTCGCCCGCGGAGGGGCCCTCCGATGGACCGGCGGCTGCCCCCGGGCCTGAGGGCATCGCCGGCCTCTCGCCCgacaacgacgacaacgacgacaagTGAACCCGAGTGCATGCCCTTTGGAAGGATCCGTTCGATGCTGATCAGATCGTCCGCATGGATTTTAGTTTCGAGACAATAATAATACTACTACGTATAGGCCTGTTGCCCTGCTAGGAGGATGCCGTCGTAATTCAAATTTTTGTTTTTCCGTCTTTTCAAGTGTTATTATGAGCCGTGTTATTTGTCGTGTTCCTTAATTCGTGTTATTTGTAATAGTAGTATTTATTGAATCAAATATTTCTGTGTTACCATATATATGGCTCCCTTCAGCTTGCAAATCATTTTTAAGTAACACACATTCTCATATGTCGTAAGTGAACGCAATAATAATTTAGAGAAAATGCTATCTGGTGAACGTTCGTTAGGAGGCCAATCGTGACGAACGCCCTAGCTAAACGAGGGTGGTAGTATCCTACACAAAACTGCCATTAATTAAACCAACTACCATGGAAGTTTTGCAAAAATGCCACTCCTTCCACCAGACTCGCCTTTCACAAATGCCATACTGGCTGGAAATGGCCCTTGGCTATTGTGGTCCTAATTCAGGGTGTTACGCCACAGACAAATAGCCGTCGAAACAACTTCTAGCAAATCCAAGAAAGAAAAAAGAGGATTACCACACGTTGGAAGAAATTATACTCCATAATCCCATATATAGACGTACAAAATCTTAAAATCACACTTGGAACATGTGTTCCAGGTCATAAAAGAACACAAGACAGTTTTTGCCATTACCATACTCCACATCCTTTTTTATTCGAAAAATCTGCATATGTATTTTGGGGGATCATAATTCTGCAAAAAAGTGTACTAAAGGCTTGTGTAGGTATTTAATTTGGAGGATAGTTGATGGTAATTTTGGAGTATGTCTGTTGTTGATTTGTAGCATTTGTAGCCCACTGTAATTGTTCGGCTGGGGTCTTTCACACACACAGAAAAACTCACACATACCCTTGAAAATAACCCATACATTTTCCAAGGTTTAGAAAACTTGTGTGTGCTTCCCTATGATGCAAAAAATTCGGTGCCCTAAATTACATTGTATTGCAGATTTTATCCCCAAGGGCTTTGTTATACTCAGTGTAATATGTGCTTGAATAGAATATATGGCACCGCTGGCATCTTTTCTTGGTAGAAAGAAAAAAGGCATGCTATTCTAATCTTATATTCTAGGCTCCAATGTATTATTCACATATATGGGCTCTGAGTACAATCGGCTTTAATATTGTAATTCTAGATGATAAACCCCACATACACGTGGTAGTTTTTCTTTTTACAATTTTACAAAGAGAATTCCCCATATAAATTCATGTACCACATATGTCTTTTGGTGCTTCTTTCTGTTTCTCTTGATGATCTTGTTTCCTTTTTAGAAGCCTCACTAAGACAAATTTGTTGTGATTCTGATTTTCATTGTACTTCTTAGTATTATATTTGGATACATGTCACGGTTTTTGACCGATACCGACCTCCCAATAAGATGAAGTTATCCTTATTGCAACAATTAAGTTaggaaaaagtccaaaacaaaccttGAATTTGTCggcgaaagctaaatcaaaccctgaactctcaatccctgaaatcagcacaccaaactcccttatcccggtctattttaaaccttgagcGGACTTAGCCGGTATTTGCTGAATTAGGCCAGCCCATTAACGTCGTCGTTCGCGTGCgcgcactgctctgttttttttacttttctctttttTACTCATGtctattttttcttcttatccAATGTACATTTTTAACGCACACATAAAATATTTTTTGATAAACTTTTGATACTTCCATATACATTATGTACATTTTTAAattaatttttttcatttttttgaatacatggttatATTTTTTCCAAATGCATGTTTACATTTTCTCAATGACAATAAACATTTTATGAAACCAAACGAACACTCTTCTGCatggttcaacattttttaaatatgtaGACACTGTTTTCAAAAACATGCCAAGTATATTCTGTTAAATGTAAGACACAAATTTTTACAACACGCACACTTTTTCTTTACACTGTACACACATTTTTGTTTGAAAATGTCACAAACACATTTTTTGAAACTCATGAACATTATTGAAATGCTACATTTTTTCGATTGTacgaaacattttttgaatcacaCAAATATTACTATAAATTATATAAACATTTGTTTGAATTGGTCCGTACATTTTCATAAAACCTGCGATATTTTTTAGATGCCACAAAATATTTTCTTACAATTTGTTCAGATTTCGAAATTTGTTCCTATTTTCTAAATTTTCAAAAAGCATTCACACATTAAAATTATGTTTATGTTTATAGTTGTTTTTAGAATCACAAGCAACTTTTAAAAATGCGAATAGAATTTCAAAATTCCAGAAAAAATTCAAAACACAAAATGAATTAAATTTGTGCGATAAATAGAAAACAGGAATGTTTTTTAACTGCTGGATAATTTAGAAATGCGCGAATATATTTTAAAGTTCATGATTTCTTGTTGTGTTATAGTGGGCCGGCCCAAATTCAGAGTAGCAGGTTATCCCGGCCGGGATTTTCTTATTCCCAGTGTGCCAAACAGGTCTAGGGTCCAAAATAGACCGGGATTACAAGTTCAGAGTGCCAATTTCCGGGATTCAAAGTTCAtggtttgatttagctttcgttTACCACTTCAAGGTTCGTTTTGGACTTTTTCCATTAAGTTACAAGCCCTTTTTACTTAATACTAGATGATATGAGTAGGAATTTTAAATTATTAATATATGAACTAAAATTTAAAATATACTTATGAGTCACTATATGTAATTATTGATTTCAGTCTTTTCCCGTGCATATTTACATGTTGAGGTGGACATTTCTCATTGCATGTTCAAGTGGCATGTGTGCATGATGAGAAAAATCGAAATCGCTTTCGAAAAAGAATGGATTCGGTCTTATACATACGCGAGGAAGgtaatcaaaaaagagagaagaggctaAAATATTAGATATAAATAAATTAATAATATAAGAACTAAATTTTATAATACATATGATTTAGTATATACAATTTTTAGCAAAATCTTTTTCCATGCATATTAGCATGTTGTGGTGAGTCTTTTTCATGCATGTTGGCATGCTCATATAGGATGTGTACCATGTTGAGGAAAATAGGTTAGTGGAGGCTaattatttagatatagaagataactACTCGGGGTGGATTCACTGATTTCTTGCCACCTAATAAACATGTCATCTTTAAACCGGATGAGCTTAAAGTGGGGCGCAACTGTATGTGCATTTGTAGGCCGAGAAATGCCCAACTACTTAGTTGCACAGTTCTACGACTAAGCGTGCTCGGTTCACCGACTATCCCGTGGTTGATCATGTTTGGTTCAGAGCACAATGGAGATGAGAGCAACCAAAGATTTCGGATATGTTCCCTCGGAAACTGGCACTCATCTAGCAAATTCTGCACGACCACAACTGAAGAAGTAAAGATGCATGCTACGCAGCACAAGAGGCTTGGAATGCCCAAGAAATGGTCAAGCGATTAGCACGCAAGAACAGCACCACAGCAGGGCACATGTCCACGCGATCACCAACCAATGCAAAAACATGCAAGCCCCTGGCTCGCGCGCGGCCACCCGCCATGACCATGGCCGCGCGCCGCGGCGGACCTTGGCCTTCCCTTCCCGCCCTTGCTCATATATATACGCTCGCCCACGCTCCAGCACGGTGCACCGTCCTCTCCTGCCCCGCACTGCCAGCAACTCGAGCACTCGACTGCCAGTCCGGCCGCCGCACGCCCTCGCCATGTCTCGCGCGGTCGCCCTCGCGGCCCTCCtgctgctcgccgccctcgccgcggcgccgctcgccgccgcggACAGCAGCGCGGAGTCCATCCCCTTCGCCaaggaggtcgccggcggcgccGACGCGGCCAAGAGCGCCGGCACGCAGGCCGCCGCGGCGGTCGCTGGGGGCGCCACCCCGCCCGTGGACCCCGACCCGTCCAGCGGCATCAAGGCCGACCCCGCGCCCGCCAGGCGCTGAACCGTGGACCAATCTTCGTTCGATTACTTCCTTTTCTTCCGAGAGTTTTGTGATCCGTGCGCGCCAGTGTCGCGCATGCGTGTCGGTTAATAATTTTAGCACGTTTTTTTAGAGAACTTTTTTACTTGGTTTATTATTCGTTGATCTTTCTCATCGGTGATTTTGTAAGTGTGGACGTACCACGCAGACCTGACCGGCATTTTACGGTGGTGCTTGTTTCTTCTGACGTGAAAAAAAAACTGGATTCAGACGGCATGTCGTTAATTTGACGTCTCAGATTGATCTTTTGGTCCGATGTGTATAGTGGTCAATTGATATACGAGTATAGCAGAGTTGTCATATTCACAGCCTTTAAGGCATCTCCAACGACCACCTGTAATTTTTCTTCCGCATCAGTCCGTGAAAAGGGGATCAGTCCATGCACATGAATGCGGAAGGTCGCCATTCAATGCTGCTTgcatatatttcaaacaaatttCAACAAACCAgataaaattcatgcaaacacgaccgGGTTTTGTACAAACATAACGGATTTCATACAAACGCCGCGGATTTTTATTAGATTTCGAACatttaaaacaaaaaataaaacgacCCGACATTAAACCTATCCTACGGCGACGACGTCCGACGTCCAAACCCTTCTTGTCCTCCATCTGCCGTCTTCATGGCCACCGACGGTAAGATCGATGAAGTGAAGTCGCGGTCTCCGGCGAGAAAATGTAGAACAGGGAGACAGACTGGCCCACATGGAACACAAGGCCCTGCCATCTCTCGTGCCATACTCATCCTCGGAGTCCCGCCTTGTCCGTCGCCGGTGGACATGAGGTCCACGATGGAAATGGTGGCACCCGCACTATCGTGGTCCCACCGGGCCACATGATTGTTCGTCGGCTGCGCATAGGAGGCGCAACtggcattgttctcctccacaatcCCCTGGAGCTGCGCCTCGGCGGTGGCCACTTCCTAGCGAGTGGCGGCTTGAGAGCGGACAACATCATAGATGGCACGCTGCTCCGCCACGAAAGTGGGGTTTGCCGCGGGCATGGCCGCCACGACCTCCTCACTCGCGCACTGGCCGTAGATCTGGCCCTCCGCCAGCCTGTGCCGCTCCAGAAGGAACGGGTTGTACCGCTCCAGGAGGAACATGTTGTACAGTTGTTCCTCATGTGCCTACTGGTACACCGACATACGtgtttgaaatatgccctagaggcaataataaaatagttattattatatttccttgttcatgatgattgtctattgttcatgctataattgtattaaccagaaaccgtaatgcatgtgtgaatacatagaccacaacatgtccctagtgagcctctagttgactagctcgttgatcaatagatggttatggtttccttaaccatggacattggatgtcattgataacgagatcatatcactaggagaatgatgtgatggacaagacccaatcctaagcatatcacaagatcgtgtagttcgattGCTAGAGCTTTTCTCATGTCAAGTACCTTTCCTTAGacgatgagattgtgcaactcccggataccgtaggaatgctttgggtgtatcagacgtcacaacgtaactgggtgaccataaaggtgcactacatgtatctccgaaaatgtctgttgggttagcacgaatcgagactgggatttgtcactccgtatgacgaagaggtatctctgggcccactcggtaatgcatcatcataatgagctcaatgtgactaaggagttagccacgggatcatgcttacggaacaagtaaagagacttgctggtaacaagattgaatgaggtacggggataccgacgatcgaatctcgggcaaataacataccgatggacaaagggaattgtatacggaattgattgaatccccgacatcgtggttcatccgatgagatcatcatggaacatgtaggaGAAAATATGGGTATccggatcccgctattggttattggtgggagagatgtctcggtcatgtctgcatggttcccgaacccgtagggtctacacacttaaagtttggtgacgctagagttgtgatgggaaattgtatgtggttaccaaagttgtccggagtcccggatgagatcccggacgtcacgagaagttccgggatggtccggaggtgaagatttatatatgggaagtccagtttcagtcgccggaaaggttttgggggttatcggtattgtaccgggaccaccgaaaggtgtccggggtccaccgggtggggccacctgccccgggggaccaagtgggctgaatatgggtgggaaccagcctctagtgggctggtgcaccccccaagggcccaagacgcctagggttggaaaccctagggggtgggggcgccccccccccccaactagGGGGGcaagcaccccccttggccgctcccctctagatgcatctaagggggccggccccctctccccttcaccctataaattgagggggtgggagggcagccgcacccttcctctggcgcagccctcccccctcctacacctcctcctcctgtgtTGAAGCTTGGCGAAA
Above is a window of Triticum dicoccoides isolate Atlit2015 ecotype Zavitan chromosome 5B, WEW_v2.0, whole genome shotgun sequence DNA encoding:
- the LOC119305709 gene encoding uncharacterized protein LOC119305709, which gives rise to MSRAVALAALLLLAALAAAPLAAADSSAESIPFAKEVAGGADAAKSAGTQAAAAVAGGATPPVDPDPSSGIKADPAPARR